A single window of Rhodamnia argentea isolate NSW1041297 chromosome 5, ASM2092103v1, whole genome shotgun sequence DNA harbors:
- the LOC115750324 gene encoding protein TIC 20-IV, chloroplastic-like, whose translation MPAVAAAAVQKAAIPPLHLNASPRGWTRTSGTVSVHPKAGKFLLCSLAFTCDYHRPVRPVLSTSIGQQFQIFEGRQPLLRLSPASTSLFGKDRSMLPPRTGRRKCPAPPKVYLDYPFSIPYPKIVKKPEWWWRTLACVPYLMALQVSDTAFYFQPLMEHYEQFEFLSYYIPGAIRRLPTWFLMVYCFAVYLGVVRNRKWPHFFRYHVMMGILLENVLQIVWYASNFAPLIHYGGRFGMYYWAMVGSAFILLLMECVRCAVAGIYANIPFVSDAAYIHTPYVKGDD comes from the exons ATGCCGGCCGTCGCTGCCGCCGCCGTCCAAAAGGCGGCAATTCCTCCTCT GCACTTGAATGCTAGTCCGCGCGGATGGACCAGGACCTCCGGGACCGTCTCCGTGCATCCGAAGGCCGGTAAATTCCTATTGTGCAGCCTGGCGTTTACTTGTGACTACCATCGGCCGGTAAGGCCTGTGTTATCAACCAGCATTGGGCAGCAATTTCAGATATTCGAAG GTCGGCAGCCTCTTTTACGCCTGTCCCCAGCATCGACTTCATTGTTCGGCAAGGACCGGAGTATGTTACCGCCGAGAACCGGAAGGCGCAAATGCCCGGCGCCTCCAAAAGTGTACCTGGACTATCCTTTCAGCATCCCTTACCCTAAGATCGTGAAGAAGCCGGAGTGGTGGTGGCGGACCCTGGCGTGCGTTCCCTACCTGATGGCCCTGCAGGTCTCCGACACCGCCTTCTACTTCCAGCCCTTGATGGAGCACTACGAGCAATTCGAGTTCCTGAGCTACTATATCCCGGGGGCGATCCGGCGCCTCCCAACCTGGTTCCTGATGGTGTACTGCTTCGCCGTGTACCTCGGGGTCGTGCGGAACCGGAAGTGGCCGCACTTCTTCCGATACCACGTGATGATGGGGATCCTGCTGGAGAACGTGCTGCAGATCGTGTGGTACGCGAGCAACTTCGCGCCGCTGATCCACTACGGCGGCAGGTTCGGGATGTACTACTGGGCGATGGTTGGGTCCGCGTTCATATTGCTGCTGATGGAGTGTGTGAGGTGCGCGGTCGCGGGGATCTACGCGAACATCCCATTCGTCAGCGACGCCGCGTACATACACACTCCATACGTTAAGGGAGATGATTGA
- the LOC115750342 gene encoding RING-H2 finger protein ATL67-like — protein sequence MTLAPADTRTVKSKQSLPLVLERSQNMNSSPGSGGTSSDGYAGDISSFAYDMVFIIGFIVLVLVITLSSYLCIRANRRAVIPARIVLRRFDVESAQARRGIDEATLRGYPTVLFSSVKHHEKNNSADSSDGVGGGSCSICLGEYKESDVLRLLPECGHFFHMKCVDPWLRLHATCPVCRKSPVPVAVRADGNSHGGDR from the coding sequence ATGACCTTGGCGCCTGCCGATACGAGAACTGTTAAGTCaaaacaatctctccctctcgtTCTCGAACGCTCTCAGAACATGAACAGCAGTCCAGGCAGCGGCGGCACAAGCTCGGATGGCTACGCGGGCGACATCAGCTCGTTCGCGTACGACATGGTGTTCATAATCGGTTtcatcgtcctcgtcctcgtcatcACCCTCTCCTCCTACCTCTGCATCCGTGCTAACCGCCGGGCGGTCATCCCGGCTAGGATTGTGCTCCGGCGATTCGACGTCGAGTCGGCCCAAGCGCGTAGGGGGATCGACGAGGCCACACTCCGGGGCTACCCGACGGTGCTGTTCTCGAGCGTGAAGCACCACGAGAAGAACAACTCAGCGGACTCGAGCGATGGTGTTGGCGGTGGTTCTTGCTCGATATGCCTGGGAGAATACAAGGAGAGCGATGTACTGCGACTGTTGCCGGAGTGCGGGCACTTCTTCCACATGAAGTGCGTCGATCCGTGGCTGAGATTGCACGCCACGTGCCCCGTCTGCAGGAAGTCGCCGGTGCCCGTGGCCGTACGGGCCGATGGCAATTCTCACGGCGGAGACAGGTAA